From the Blattabacterium cuenoti genome, one window contains:
- the trpB gene encoding tryptophan synthase subunit beta, with protein sequence MNYLVDENGFYGEFGGAFIPEMLRVNINKLKNIYNKYRNDSKFQKLYREILKNYVGRPTPLFFCKKYSDKYKTKIYLKREDLNHTGSHKINNTIGQCLLAIKLGKKNIIAETGAGQHGIATATTCAMMGLKCFVFMGVIDMHRQEMNVIRMKTLGANVIPVSFGSKTLKDAINEAIRFWINNNKSYYLIGSTVGPHPYPQIVSEFQSIISEEIKIQLKNEGHLNPNYIISCIGGGSNAAGSFYHYLNNSLVKLIAVEAAGLGIKSNKTAATIACGSKGILHGSMTIILQDKYGQVLPTYSISPGLDYPGIGPMHANLFMKKRVNFFNVTDKEALQAGYELIESEGIIPALESAHALAVLKKISFNKNDVVVITLSGRGDKDINVYKKFYNL encoded by the coding sequence ATGAATTATTTGGTAGACGAAAATGGATTTTATGGAGAATTTGGAGGTGCATTTATTCCAGAAATGTTACGTGTTAATATAAATAAATTAAAAAATATATACAATAAATATAGAAATGACTCTAAATTTCAAAAATTGTATAGAGAAATATTGAAAAATTATGTAGGAAGACCAACTCCACTTTTTTTTTGTAAAAAATATTCTGATAAATATAAAACAAAAATTTATCTTAAAAGAGAAGATTTAAATCATACTGGATCACATAAAATTAACAACACTATTGGACAATGTCTTTTAGCTATAAAATTAGGAAAAAAAAATATTATAGCAGAAACAGGAGCTGGCCAACATGGAATAGCTACGGCAACTACTTGTGCAATGATGGGTTTAAAATGTTTTGTTTTTATGGGCGTAATTGATATGCATCGTCAAGAAATGAATGTTATTAGAATGAAAACTCTTGGAGCTAATGTAATTCCAGTATCTTTTGGAAGTAAAACTCTTAAAGATGCTATAAATGAGGCGATTAGATTTTGGATTAATAATAATAAAAGCTATTATTTAATTGGATCTACTGTCGGCCCTCATCCATATCCTCAAATTGTATCCGAATTTCAATCTATTATAAGTGAGGAAATTAAAATACAATTGAAAAATGAAGGGCACTTAAATCCTAATTATATAATTAGTTGTATAGGTGGAGGGAGTAATGCTGCAGGATCTTTTTATCATTATTTAAATAATAGTTTAGTAAAATTAATAGCTGTAGAAGCAGCTGGGCTAGGAATAAAAAGTAACAAAACAGCTGCTACTATTGCTTGTGGATCTAAAGGAATATTACATGGAAGTATGACAATTATTTTACAAGATAAATATGGACAAGTTTTACCAACTTATTCAATATCACCTGGATTAGATTATCCCGGAATAGGGCCAATGCATGCAAATCTTTTTATGAAAAAAAGAGTTAATTTTTTTAACGTAACTGATAAAGAAGCTTTGCAAGCTGGATATGAATTAATTGAATCAGAAGGAATTATTCCTGCCTTAGAAAGTGCTCATGCCTTAGCAGTTTTAAAAAAAATTTCATTTAATAAAAATGATGTAGTTGTTATTACTTTATCCGGAAGAGGAGATAAAGATATTAACGTATATAAAAAATTTTATAATTTATGA
- the hisG gene encoding ATP phosphoribosyltransferase: MDKLKIAIQKSGRLYEDSIKLLKDCSIEINIGIDKLKTTAMNFPLEILFLRDDDIPQYLEDGVADIGIIGKNVLLEKRKKIKIKETLGFGKCRLSIAIPKSLIYNNINDLNGKKIATSYPFLVKEFFVKRCISAEIHEISGAVEIAPGIGLADCVCDLVSSGSTLFMNGLKEVETVLKSEAILASHLNLSNTKNVIMNKLLFRIRAVKQAKNNKYILLNVPNNRLEKIISYLPGIKSPIILPLANSKCSTVHSVVNENDFWGIIENLKTLGVQDILVLPIEKIIL, from the coding sequence ATGGATAAATTAAAAATAGCTATTCAAAAATCAGGACGTCTTTATGAAGACTCTATAAAACTTTTAAAAGATTGTAGTATAGAAATTAATATAGGGATAGATAAACTGAAAACAACGGCTATGAATTTTCCATTAGAAATACTTTTTTTAAGAGATGATGATATTCCTCAATATTTAGAGGATGGAGTAGCTGATATAGGAATTATTGGAAAAAATGTTTTATTAGAAAAACGAAAAAAAATAAAAATTAAAGAAACTTTAGGTTTTGGAAAATGCAGATTATCTATAGCTATTCCTAAATCATTAATTTATAATAATATAAATGATTTAAATGGGAAAAAAATTGCTACAAGTTATCCTTTTTTAGTTAAAGAATTTTTTGTAAAAAGATGTATTTCTGCAGAAATCCATGAAATATCTGGAGCTGTAGAGATTGCTCCAGGTATTGGATTAGCAGACTGTGTATGTGACTTAGTAAGTAGTGGATCTACATTATTTATGAATGGATTAAAAGAAGTAGAAACTGTACTTAAGTCCGAAGCTATTTTGGCTTCACATCTAAATTTAAGTAACACAAAAAATGTAATAATGAATAAATTGTTATTTAGAATTAGAGCAGTAAAACAAGCAAAAAATAATAAATACATTCTATTAAATGTTCCTAACAATAGATTAGAAAAAATAATATCTTATTTACCAGGAATTAAAAGTCCAATTATTTTACCATTAGCAAATTCAAAATGTAGTACTGTTCATTCTGTGGTAAATGAAAATGATTTTTGGGGTATTATAGAAAACTTGAAAACACTTGGAGTTCAAGATATACTAGTACTTCCAATAGAAAAGATTATACTATAA
- the trpC gene encoding indole-3-glycerol phosphate synthase TrpC yields MNILDRILSIKKKEIKKNKIFFPIKKLENSKFFERKIISLKNKIEKNDIGIISEFKLKSPSKGKINNFVSIVKVTKGYENSGVCGISILTDYHFFNGKKEYIKKIRPLISIPLLRKDFIIDEYQIIESKSIGSDVILLIAKILCKEKIDNLSKLAKSIGLETILEIHDENDINKIVENIDIIGINNRNLKTFIVDNDICIKLYPKVPKNYIKIAESGINNVDYILKLKNIGFQGFLIGEYFMKENNPEKYCKNFILSIKEKYSQK; encoded by the coding sequence ATGAACATTCTTGATAGAATTTTATCTATAAAAAAGAAAGAAATTAAAAAAAACAAAATTTTTTTTCCTATTAAAAAATTAGAAAATTCTAAATTTTTTGAAAGAAAAATTATTTCTTTAAAAAATAAAATAGAAAAAAATGATATTGGAATTATTTCTGAATTTAAATTAAAATCACCGTCTAAAGGTAAAATTAACAATTTTGTTTCAATAGTGAAAGTAACTAAAGGTTATGAAAATTCTGGTGTTTGTGGGATATCAATTCTTACAGATTACCATTTTTTTAATGGAAAAAAAGAATATATAAAAAAAATACGACCATTAATATCAATTCCTTTATTAAGAAAAGATTTCATAATTGATGAATATCAAATTATTGAATCTAAATCTATAGGTTCTGATGTTATTTTATTAATAGCAAAAATTTTATGTAAAGAAAAGATAGATAATTTATCAAAATTAGCAAAAAGTATAGGATTAGAAACTATTCTTGAAATTCATGATGAAAATGATATAAATAAAATAGTAGAAAATATAGATATTATTGGAATAAATAATAGAAATTTGAAAACTTTTATTGTAGATAATGATATTTGTATAAAATTATATCCAAAAGTTCCAAAAAATTATATAAAAATAGCAGAAAGTGGAATTAATAATGTTGATTATATTTTAAAATTAAAAAATATAGGATTTCAAGGTTTTTTAATTGGAGAATATTTTATGAAAGAAAATAATCCTGAAAAATATTGTAAAAATTTTATTCTTTCTATTAAGGAAAAATATTCACAAAAATGA
- the trpA gene encoding tryptophan synthase subunit alpha, protein MNKIDLLFQKKNKNVLCIYFTAGYPNVNSTFKILKTLQSYKVDLIEIGIPYSDPICDGKIIQNSNKIALKNGMNLTLLLNQIKELKKKIHTPIILMGYFNQIYKFGVNVFLKECNKIGISGLIFPDLPVDLFIKEYKNLFYKYSLHLIFLITPQTSNSRILFLSKITGGFLYLVSSNSITGKICSFGKDQLSFFERIKKLSITVPKLIGFGINNRVTFNLACKYANGGIIGSSFINSLDLDEKKLDKSISKYIINIQNK, encoded by the coding sequence ATGAATAAAATTGATCTTTTATTCCAAAAAAAAAATAAAAATGTGTTATGTATTTATTTTACTGCAGGTTACCCTAATGTGAATAGCACTTTTAAAATATTGAAAACATTACAAAGTTATAAAGTAGATTTAATTGAAATTGGCATTCCATATTCTGATCCTATATGTGATGGAAAAATTATACAGAATAGTAATAAAATAGCATTAAAAAATGGAATGAATCTTACTTTATTACTTAATCAAATAAAAGAATTAAAAAAAAAAATACATACTCCTATTATTCTTATGGGATATTTTAACCAGATTTATAAATTTGGAGTTAATGTTTTTTTAAAAGAATGTAACAAAATTGGAATTTCTGGATTAATTTTCCCAGATCTTCCTGTAGATTTATTTATTAAAGAATATAAAAATTTATTTTATAAATATTCTTTACATTTAATTTTTTTAATTACTCCACAAACAAGTAATTCTAGAATACTTTTTTTAAGTAAAATAACTGGTGGATTTTTATACTTAGTTTCTTCAAACTCCATTACTGGGAAAATTTGCTCTTTTGGAAAAGATCAATTATCCTTTTTTGAAAGGATAAAAAAATTATCTATTACAGTTCCAAAATTAATTGGATTTGGAATAAATAACAGAGTAACTTTTAATTTAGCATGTAAATATGCTAATGGAGGTATTATTGGTAGTAGTTTTATAAACTCATTAGATTTAGATGAAAAAAAATTGGATAAAAGCATAAGTAAGTATATAATTAACATTCAAAATAAATAG
- the hisD gene encoding histidinol dehydrogenase, with the protein MDMIKVLSSIKKWENYIVNKKNLKQKYNTHIIDIVFTIINNVKLNGDLALKKYSIKYDNVQIENFKVEKKDFQKAFIKTSNKLKKSIEKACNNIKSFHNKQIYKENKIEISSGILCWRKNIPIEKVGFYIPGGTAPLLSTILMLGIPAKLAGCKNIILCTPPDKYGEINPSLLYTAKYLDIDNIYKVGGAQAIAAMAYGTESIPNVYKIFGPGNTYVTTAKKIISQDNIISVDFPAGPSEIVIIADEYANPKYVASDLLSQSEHDIESFVLLLTINKNFWIKKMKEELKKQFLALDKRTNIVKKSLENSKILILSSLEECISLANEIAPEHLILNCYNACYFSEKIINAGSVFLGNYSPVSAGDYATGTNHVLPTHGYAKSYSGLSVDSFLKKITFQKLSKKGLNNLSECIGILSLEEGLMAHKNSVDIRFNDI; encoded by the coding sequence ATGGATATGATTAAAGTACTTTCAAGTATTAAAAAATGGGAAAATTACATTGTAAATAAAAAAAATTTAAAACAAAAATATAATACTCATATAATTGATATAGTTTTTACTATTATAAATAATGTTAAATTAAATGGAGATTTAGCATTAAAAAAGTACAGTATAAAATATGATAATGTACAAATTGAAAATTTCAAAGTAGAAAAAAAGGATTTTCAAAAAGCTTTTATTAAAACTTCAAATAAATTAAAAAAATCTATAGAGAAAGCATGTAATAATATTAAATCATTTCATAATAAACAAATATATAAAGAAAATAAAATAGAAATATCTTCTGGAATACTTTGTTGGAGGAAAAATATTCCTATAGAAAAAGTTGGATTTTATATTCCTGGTGGGACTGCTCCTTTATTATCTACTATATTAATGTTAGGAATTCCAGCAAAATTAGCAGGATGTAAAAATATTATTTTGTGTACTCCACCAGATAAATATGGTGAAATTAATCCATCATTATTATATACTGCTAAATATTTAGATATAGATAATATATATAAAGTAGGTGGGGCACAAGCAATTGCCGCAATGGCCTATGGGACTGAAAGTATTCCAAATGTATATAAAATTTTTGGTCCAGGTAATACTTATGTAACTACAGCTAAAAAAATAATATCACAAGATAATATAATTTCTGTAGATTTTCCAGCTGGACCATCAGAAATAGTGATAATAGCTGATGAATATGCAAACCCAAAATATGTTGCTTCAGATTTATTATCTCAATCTGAACATGATATAGAAAGTTTTGTTCTTCTTTTAACAATTAATAAAAATTTTTGGATAAAAAAAATGAAAGAAGAATTAAAAAAACAGTTTTTAGCTCTTGATAAAAGAACAAATATTGTAAAAAAGTCATTAGAAAATAGCAAAATACTAATTTTATCCTCATTGGAAGAATGTATTTCATTAGCAAATGAAATTGCTCCAGAACATTTAATTTTGAATTGTTATAATGCTTGTTATTTTAGTGAAAAAATCATTAATGCTGGATCAGTATTTTTAGGGAACTATTCTCCAGTTAGTGCTGGAGATTATGCAACTGGGACTAATCATGTACTTCCAACACATGGATATGCTAAATCTTATAGTGGGTTATCTGTAGATAGTTTTTTAAAAAAAATTACATTTCAAAAATTATCTAAAAAAGGATTGAATAATTTATCGGAATGTATTGGAATTCTATCTTTAGAAGAAGGATTAATGGCACATAAAAATTCTGTTGATATTAGATTTAATGATATTTAA
- the trpD gene encoding anthranilate phosphoribosyltransferase — protein MKKILNNLFLEKTLTKHEAKNIIIKLSEGKINHTQMVAVITIFNMRYPTVEEITGFREAIMDLSIKVELNEFNAIDIVGTGGDYKNTFNISTLACFIVAGTGEKIIKHGSFSYSSTTGASNILKELGYNFTNKEDDLKFQLEKTGICYLHAPIFHPILQKISKIRQELGFKTIFNILGPLLNPGYPKNQLLGVNSLELARIYYYIYQNIKNNYAIIYSLDGYDEITLTGDIKCYTSTGEKYYFVKQLTNYNKINVNPYELRGGKNVKDNTQTFINILSGKGSPFQNEVVIMNATFALNLLNKDNFENNYNKAKYSLKSGKAKNILKKLLNI, from the coding sequence ATGAAAAAAATACTTAATAATCTTTTTTTAGAAAAAACTTTAACTAAACATGAAGCAAAAAATATAATAATAAAATTATCAGAAGGTAAAATTAACCATACTCAAATGGTCGCTGTTATTACTATATTTAATATGAGGTATCCAACTGTAGAAGAAATTACAGGATTTAGAGAAGCAATAATGGATCTATCTATAAAAGTTGAGCTTAATGAGTTTAATGCAATAGATATTGTAGGAACAGGTGGAGATTACAAAAATACTTTTAATATTTCTACGTTAGCTTGTTTCATTGTAGCAGGAACTGGAGAAAAAATAATAAAACATGGAAGTTTTAGTTATTCTTCTACTACTGGAGCTTCAAATATATTAAAAGAATTAGGATACAATTTTACAAACAAAGAAGATGATTTAAAATTTCAATTGGAAAAAACAGGAATTTGTTATTTACATGCACCTATATTTCATCCTATATTACAAAAAATATCTAAAATTAGACAAGAATTAGGATTTAAAACCATTTTTAATATACTTGGGCCATTATTAAATCCTGGCTATCCGAAAAATCAATTATTAGGAGTAAACAGTCTAGAATTAGCTAGAATATATTATTACATATATCAAAATATAAAAAACAATTATGCTATAATCTATAGTTTAGATGGTTATGATGAAATAACACTTACTGGTGATATAAAATGTTATACTTCCACAGGAGAAAAATATTATTTTGTAAAACAATTAACAAACTATAATAAAATTAATGTAAATCCTTATGAATTAAGAGGAGGAAAAAATGTAAAGGATAATACACAAACATTTATTAATATTTTATCTGGAAAAGGATCACCATTTCAAAACGAAGTAGTTATCATGAATGCTACATTTGCTCTTAATTTGTTAAATAAAGATAATTTTGAAAATAATTATAATAAAGCAAAATATTCTTTAAAAAGTGGAAAAGCTAAAAATATATTAAAAAAATTATTAAATATATGA
- a CDS encoding YggS family pyridoxal phosphate-dependent enzyme, which produces MNFIIENKLLFIKKSIPSSVTILVVSKNHGISYIKKLYEIGHRDFGENYVQEMKKKYLLLPKDIRWHMIGRIQSNKIKYIIPFIHLIHSVQKLKHIKIINEIGLKQKKVISCLLQIKICQENSKSGINYEEAVRILENCYYMKNVKIIGVMGMATLQKEEEKLHNEFIFLRKIYNIFKKKYGHKILSMGMSRDYNIAIKHGSNLIRLGTIIFGNRKKNYLF; this is translated from the coding sequence ATGAACTTTATAATAGAAAATAAATTACTTTTTATAAAAAAATCAATTCCATCAAGTGTAACTATTTTAGTTGTGTCTAAAAATCATGGAATTTCTTATATAAAAAAATTATATGAAATAGGACATAGAGATTTTGGTGAAAACTATGTTCAAGAAATGAAAAAAAAATATTTATTATTACCTAAAGACATTAGATGGCATATGATAGGAAGAATACAGAGTAACAAAATTAAATACATAATTCCTTTTATTCACTTAATTCATAGTGTTCAAAAACTTAAACATATTAAAATAATAAATGAAATAGGTTTAAAACAAAAAAAAGTTATCTCCTGTTTATTACAAATTAAAATTTGTCAAGAAAATAGTAAATCAGGAATAAATTATGAAGAAGCAGTACGTATATTAGAAAATTGTTACTATATGAAAAACGTAAAAATTATTGGAGTTATGGGTATGGCAACTTTACAAAAAGAAGAAGAAAAATTACATAATGAGTTTATATTTTTAAGAAAAATATATAATATTTTTAAAAAAAAGTATGGACATAAAATTCTTTCTATGGGAATGAGTAGAGATTACAATATTGCTATAAAACATGGTAGTAACCTAATTAGATTAGGGACTATTATATTTGGAAATAGAAAAAAAAACTATTTATTTTGA
- a CDS encoding shikimate kinase — MKITLIGYMGSGKTVIGKFLSKKLNINFIDLDSIIVEAEKKPIINIFKNKGENYFRKLENNLLKKILKKYKNNKYILSVGGGTPCFYNNIYLLNKHSKTFYLRTDNYTLLKRLLLERKKRPLIELLEKKELFKFIMKNLLNRSSFYEKARYKINVTNKSKCEIIYNIIKYIK, encoded by the coding sequence ATGAAAATTACTTTAATAGGATACATGGGTTCTGGAAAAACTGTAATAGGAAAATTTTTATCAAAAAAATTAAATATTAATTTTATTGATTTAGACTCAATAATTGTTGAGGCTGAAAAAAAACCCATTATAAATATTTTTAAAAATAAAGGAGAAAATTATTTTAGGAAATTAGAGAATAATTTACTAAAAAAAATTTTAAAAAAATACAAAAACAATAAATATATTCTATCTGTAGGAGGTGGAACTCCATGCTTTTATAATAATATTTATTTATTGAATAAACATTCAAAAACTTTTTATTTAAGAACAGATAATTACACACTATTAAAAAGATTATTATTAGAAAGAAAAAAGAGACCTTTAATAGAGCTTTTAGAAAAAAAAGAATTATTTAAGTTTATTATGAAAAATTTATTAAATAGATCATCCTTTTATGAAAAGGCTCGTTATAAAATAAATGTTACAAATAAATCAAAGTGTGAAATTATTTATAATATTATTAAGTATATAAAATGA
- the trpF gene encoding phosphoribosylanthranilate isomerase, translating into MKLKSLKIKICGMKYDIKKISYFLPDFMGFIFYKKSPRYVGKNFIIPDISNKILKIGVFVNDNKDNILKISKEKKLDFIQLHGKESAFFCEQLCKRKVKIIKSFKIDKYFLFKKIYDYIPFCPYFIFDNNGGSGQKFTWEKLNEYYFETPFFLSGGIGINDVEKIQKFFHPKMIGIDINSKFEIFPGKKNKKILKIFLKKIKNL; encoded by the coding sequence ATGAAACTGAAATCATTAAAAATAAAAATATGTGGGATGAAATATGATATAAAAAAAATATCTTATTTTCTTCCTGATTTTATGGGTTTTATATTTTATAAAAAATCTCCTAGATATGTAGGGAAAAATTTCATAATTCCAGATATATCAAATAAAATATTAAAAATAGGAGTATTTGTAAATGATAACAAAGATAACATTTTAAAAATAAGCAAAGAAAAAAAACTTGATTTTATTCAATTACATGGAAAAGAAAGTGCTTTTTTTTGCGAACAATTATGCAAAAGAAAAGTAAAAATAATTAAAAGTTTTAAAATAGATAAATATTTTTTATTTAAAAAAATATATGATTATATTCCTTTTTGTCCTTATTTTATATTTGATAATAATGGAGGTAGTGGACAAAAATTTACATGGGAAAAACTAAATGAATATTATTTTGAAACTCCATTTTTTTTAAGTGGAGGTATAGGCATAAATGATGTAGAAAAAATACAAAAATTTTTTCATCCAAAAATGATTGGAATTGATATTAACAGTAAATTTGAAATTTTTCCAGGAAAAAAAAATAAAAAAATATTAAAAATTTTTCTAAAAAAAATAAAAAATTTATGA
- the tilS gene encoding tRNA lysidine(34) synthetase TilS encodes MNKVLYYNFVLEMEKLLTNNTKICVAVSGGIDSMVLIHLIIDIFNIDLIAVAHCNFMLRKKESYEDEIFVKNFCYKKNIRCYVKRFDTFYYAKKNKLSIQMAARKLRYKWFNELLTKNSYKFMILAHHFNDSVETFFINISRGTGIKGLLGIPKINGKFIRPLLEFSRKDILSYANKKNINWRVDKSNENTKYLRNKLRLSLNNSSFFSNYFYNGLKNTIKNLYNDNLFIEKEVKKICKKITIKKKNNPFIWKIEYEKIKKLHPLYLFKIFYPYGFIDIDSIKRLIYSQSGKQIISKKYRIIKDRNCWILVSNKLLLENKRKVFTIYNIEIANKIHLPINMKFILNTNTKIEHKKDVILIDFEKIQFPLSLRTWRKGDFFMPINMNGKKKISKYYKDQKFSLLKKYRTWILINGNKDIILIVKNRLDNRFKLTKNTKKILEIVII; translated from the coding sequence ATGAATAAAGTATTGTATTATAATTTTGTTTTAGAAATGGAAAAACTTTTAACTAATAATACAAAAATATGTGTTGCCGTAAGTGGTGGAATAGATAGTATGGTCCTTATTCATTTAATAATTGATATTTTTAATATAGATTTAATAGCAGTTGCCCATTGTAATTTTATGTTAAGAAAAAAAGAATCCTATGAAGATGAAATTTTTGTAAAAAATTTTTGCTATAAAAAAAATATTAGATGTTACGTTAAAAGATTTGATACTTTTTATTATGCAAAAAAGAATAAATTATCTATACAAATGGCTGCTAGAAAACTAAGATATAAATGGTTTAATGAGTTATTAACAAAAAATTCATATAAGTTTATGATTTTGGCTCATCATTTTAATGATTCTGTAGAAACTTTTTTTATTAATATTTCAAGAGGAACTGGAATAAAAGGTTTACTGGGAATTCCTAAAATAAATGGAAAATTTATAAGACCTCTATTAGAATTTTCTAGAAAAGATATTTTATCCTATGCAAATAAGAAAAATATCAATTGGAGAGTAGATAAAAGCAACGAAAATACAAAATATTTAAGAAATAAACTACGTTTAAGCTTGAATAATTCTTCTTTTTTTTCAAATTATTTTTATAACGGATTAAAAAATACTATAAAAAATCTATATAATGATAACTTATTTATAGAAAAAGAAGTTAAAAAAATATGTAAAAAAATTACAATAAAAAAGAAAAATAATCCATTTATATGGAAAATAGAATATGAAAAAATAAAAAAATTACATCCATTATATTTATTTAAAATATTTTATCCATATGGTTTTATTGACATAGATAGTATAAAACGTTTAATATATTCTCAATCAGGAAAACAAATTATATCTAAAAAATATAGAATTATTAAAGATAGAAATTGTTGGATTTTAGTATCTAATAAATTATTGTTAGAAAACAAAAGAAAAGTTTTTACTATTTATAATATAGAAATAGCTAATAAAATTCATCTTCCTATTAATATGAAATTTATTTTAAATACAAATACAAAAATAGAACATAAAAAAGATGTCATTTTAATTGATTTTGAAAAAATTCAATTTCCCTTATCATTAAGAACATGGAGAAAAGGAGATTTTTTCATGCCTATTAATATGAATGGAAAAAAGAAAATAAGTAAGTATTATAAAGATCAAAAATTCTCTTTATTAAAAAAATATAGAACTTGGATTTTAATAAATGGAAATAAAGATATAATTTTAATAGTTAAAAACCGTTTGGATAATAGATTCAAATTAACGAAAAATACAAAAAAAATATTAGAAATAGTAATTATATAA
- a CDS encoding exodeoxyribonuclease III, with amino-acid sequence MKIISYNINGIRSVIRKGFQSWISNINPDVLCLQEIKATHEQIDINLFYKLGYYCYWFPSKKKGYSGVAILSKKKPFCIKYGMDLEIIDKEGRILCIDLYLNNKEKISIISLYLPSGNDMKNRLNFKLFFMKKFFMYIKNFEDNKKNLIICGDYNICHSEIDINDPIKNENISGFLKEERKWMTNFIKLGFIDSFRHYIKKSGHYSWWNYRFNSRKYNKGWRIDYILISVFLKKYMKNAYLLPYVKYSDHCPMVLELNID; translated from the coding sequence ATGAAAATTATTAGTTATAATATAAATGGGATTAGATCTGTAATAAGAAAGGGGTTCCAATCTTGGATAAGTAATATAAATCCAGATGTACTATGTTTACAAGAAATAAAAGCTACACATGAACAAATAGATATTAATTTATTCTATAAGTTAGGATACTATTGTTATTGGTTTCCTTCAAAAAAAAAAGGTTATAGTGGCGTAGCAATTTTATCTAAAAAAAAACCATTTTGTATAAAATATGGAATGGATTTAGAGATAATAGATAAAGAAGGAAGAATATTATGTATTGATTTATATTTAAATAATAAAGAAAAAATATCAATAATTAGTTTATATCTTCCATCAGGAAATGACATGAAAAATAGGTTAAATTTCAAATTATTTTTTATGAAAAAATTTTTTATGTATATAAAAAATTTTGAAGATAATAAAAAAAATCTAATAATTTGTGGAGATTATAATATTTGTCATTCTGAAATAGATATTAATGATCCAATAAAAAACGAAAATATTTCTGGTTTTTTGAAAGAAGAAAGAAAATGGATGACTAATTTTATAAAATTAGGGTTTATAGATAGTTTTAGACATTATATAAAAAAATCTGGACATTATAGTTGGTGGAATTATAGATTTAACTCTAGAAAATATAATAAAGGATGGAGAATTGATTATATTTTAATTAGTGTATTCTTAAAAAAGTATATGAAAAACGCTTATTTACTACCATATGTTAAATATTCAGATCATTGTCCAATGGTTTTGGAATTAAATATAGATTAA
- a CDS encoding anthranilate synthase component II, with product MNKILILDNYDSFTYNLVYFVKKLTKNFIKVYRNNEIKLSEINKYNKIILSPGPGIPDEANILKPLVKTFAATKSIFGVCLGVQAIGEVFGAKLVNTKKVYHGISSIINIIDPKEILFQKLPKKIEVGRYHSWIISPDNFPKNLLKITAIGNKGEIMALRHKHYDVCGVQFHPESILTPFGEKIIENWLKN from the coding sequence ATGAATAAAATATTAATATTAGATAATTATGATTCTTTTACTTATAATCTTGTTTATTTTGTAAAAAAACTTACAAAAAATTTTATAAAGGTTTATAGAAATAATGAAATTAAACTATCTGAGATAAATAAATATAATAAAATTATTTTATCTCCAGGACCTGGAATACCTGATGAAGCAAATATTTTGAAACCTTTAGTAAAAACTTTTGCAGCAACTAAAAGTATTTTTGGGGTATGTTTAGGGGTACAAGCTATTGGAGAAGTGTTTGGGGCCAAATTGGTTAATACAAAAAAGGTATATCATGGAATATCTAGTATAATAAACATTATAGATCCTAAAGAAATACTTTTTCAAAAATTACCTAAAAAAATAGAAGTGGGGCGTTATCATTCTTGGATTATTTCTCCAGATAATTTTCCTAAAAATTTATTAAAAATAACAGCTATTGGAAATAAAGGAGAAATAATGGCATTACGTCATAAACATTACGATGTATGTGGAGTACAATTTCATCCAGAATCTATTTTAACTCCATTTGGAGAAAAAATAATAGAAAATTGGCTAAAGAACTAA